The segment ATACGGCCTTGTACTTGGCGAGGATATTCTTTCGCCTGAAGACCTTCCACCAGCAAACCGCTCCTGCATGGACGGTTATGCTGTAAATGCCCGCAACGCTTTCGGAGCAACAGAAGGAAACCCTGCATACCTCGAATGCTGCGCTGAATTACGAGTTGATGAAGCCCCGGATTTCACACTGAAACCCGGCGACTGCGCAGCCATTCCGACCGGTGGCACATTGCCGGACGGTGCTGATGCTGTAGTAATGGTTGAACATACCCACGAACTGGGGTCTGGAACCATTGAAATCCGCAAATCATCTGCTCCCGGCGAAAACATCATGCTTAAGGGTGAAGATACAGCCAAAGGCGAAAACATATATGAAGCCGGACATACCGTCCGTTTTCAGGACGTAGGCTTACTGGCAGCCCTTGGTATCGGTAATGTTTCGGTCCACAAAAAACCGCGCATCGGCATAATCTCCACCGGAGATGAGCTTGTTGAAATCGAATCACCGTCCCGTGCCGGGTCTATTCGAGACGTAAACTCACACACTCTGCGCTGCCTCGTATCCAAAGCCGGAGGGATTCCCGTAAATTACGGTATAGTTCGTGATGAAATTGAAAAACTCGAAGCCACCCTTGCTAAGGCTATTGCTGAAAACGACATAGTTCTCCTCTCAGGTGGAAGCTCGGTCGGAATGCGCGACTTGACGGTTCGAGCCATCGAATCCATGCCGGAGTCAAAAATACTCGCTCACGGAGTCGCAATCAGCCCCGGCAAGCCGACAATTTTAGGCAAAGTAGGTTCCAAACCTGTACTTGGCCTGCCGGGTCAGGTAA is part of the Maridesulfovibrio ferrireducens genome and harbors:
- the glp gene encoding gephyrin-like molybdotransferase Glp — encoded protein: MHHDFFNIISREEFESLLLSFAPTGIEKSSIADAYGLVLGEDILSPEDLPPANRSCMDGYAVNARNAFGATEGNPAYLECCAELRVDEAPDFTLKPGDCAAIPTGGTLPDGADAVVMVEHTHELGSGTIEIRKSSAPGENIMLKGEDTAKGENIYEAGHTVRFQDVGLLAALGIGNVSVHKKPRIGIISTGDELVEIESPSRAGSIRDVNSHTLRCLVSKAGGIPVNYGIVRDEIEKLEATLAKAIAENDIVLLSGGSSVGMRDLTVRAIESMPESKILAHGVAISPGKPTILGKVGSKPVLGLPGQVTSVQVVMLSIVMPFIRHIMGQKDAFACLDRPIRLAELGRNTPSKQGREDYVRVSLKHREGKLPIAHPVYGKSGLLKTLIKADGLMIIPADTEGLYAGDQIQVWLI